In a genomic window of Saccharothrix sp. HUAS TT1:
- a CDS encoding dTDP-4-dehydrorhamnose 3,5-epimerase family protein, with protein sequence MKARALSVGGAWEFEPEVFPDDRGLFVSPFQHEVFAEAVGAPLFAVAQASASVSRRGVARGVHYARTAPGCAKYVTCSRGRVLDIVVDLRVGSPTFGEWDSVELSGDGFRAVYLPPGLGHAFLALDDHSTVHYLLSRAYEPADELAVSLLDPDLALPVPADAVLSERDRAAPGLALARSTGLLPAHTA encoded by the coding sequence ATGAAAGCCCGCGCACTCTCGGTCGGTGGGGCTTGGGAGTTCGAGCCCGAGGTGTTCCCGGACGACCGCGGCCTGTTCGTCTCCCCGTTCCAGCACGAGGTGTTCGCCGAGGCGGTCGGCGCGCCGCTGTTCGCCGTGGCCCAGGCCAGCGCCAGCGTGTCCCGCCGAGGGGTCGCCCGCGGCGTGCACTACGCCCGCACGGCGCCGGGTTGCGCGAAGTACGTGACCTGCTCGCGCGGGCGCGTGCTGGACATCGTGGTGGACCTGCGGGTCGGCTCGCCGACCTTCGGCGAGTGGGACTCCGTCGAGCTGTCGGGCGACGGCTTCCGCGCCGTCTACCTCCCACCGGGCCTCGGCCACGCGTTCCTCGCGCTGGACGACCACTCCACCGTGCACTACCTGCTGTCGCGTGCCTACGAGCCCGCCGACGAGCTGGCGGTGTCCCTCCTGGACCCGGACCTGGCGCTGCCGGTGCCGGCCGACGCCGTGCTGTCCGAACGCGACCGCGCCGCGCCGGGCCTGGCCCTCGCGCGGAGCACCGGACTGCTGCCGGCACACACCGCCTGA
- a CDS encoding BTAD domain-containing putative transcriptional regulator, which yields MTAAPTEFGVLGPIRVLRAGAEKRVGGPRERAVLARLVFDANRVVSVDRLIEAVWHGDPPASARGQIAICVSRLRRALGESGRAIDTASPGYVARLDEGAVDWLRFNALVGRARPRAASGDVAGAAALYREALGLWRGVPFEDLPGLRAEAVSLQSARLDAVEACAELELRLGLHHRVGKDLAAVVAEHPLRERARAQLMLAQYRSGRRADALRTYQDARRVLVEQIGLEPGPELRELHEQVLRDAPALLAPARAEAQVVVAPSQLPRQVLPFAGRSTELAELDAALAADPDVPGVVVLSSPGEVGKTALALRWAHRRLDRFPDGQLHADLVDDFDRPVPPAVLLDRFLRALGVPAASIPDDPGEKVALYRGAVSHKRVLVVLDGAVDYAQVRPLLPSGAHTRVIVTSRHPMDELVARQGAHRAFVEPLRPEESWELLTMLLGHDWVAEERGEASRIVGSADGFPLPLRRAAAGVRAAPHRPDRRWLTGVPA from the coding sequence TTGACCGCCGCTCCGACCGAGTTCGGCGTGCTGGGCCCGATCCGGGTCCTGCGCGCCGGCGCGGAGAAGCGGGTGGGCGGCCCCCGCGAGCGCGCGGTGCTGGCGCGGCTGGTGTTCGACGCCAACCGCGTGGTCAGCGTGGACCGGCTCATCGAGGCGGTGTGGCACGGCGACCCGCCGGCCAGCGCGCGCGGCCAGATCGCGATCTGCGTGTCGCGGCTGCGGCGGGCCCTCGGCGAGTCGGGTCGCGCCATCGACACCGCGAGCCCCGGCTACGTGGCGCGGCTGGACGAGGGCGCGGTGGACTGGTTGCGGTTCAACGCGCTGGTCGGCCGGGCTCGACCGCGCGCGGCGAGTGGTGACGTGGCGGGCGCGGCGGCGCTGTACCGCGAGGCGCTGGGGTTGTGGCGGGGCGTGCCGTTCGAGGACCTGCCCGGTCTGCGCGCGGAAGCGGTGTCGCTGCAGTCCGCGCGGTTGGACGCGGTGGAGGCGTGCGCCGAGCTGGAGCTGCGGCTCGGGCTGCACCACCGGGTCGGCAAGGACCTGGCCGCCGTGGTGGCGGAGCACCCGCTGCGCGAGCGGGCGCGGGCGCAGCTGATGCTGGCCCAGTACCGGTCGGGTCGGCGGGCCGACGCGCTGCGCACCTACCAGGACGCGCGGCGGGTGCTGGTCGAGCAGATCGGCCTGGAGCCCGGTCCGGAGCTGCGGGAGCTGCACGAGCAGGTCCTGCGCGACGCGCCGGCGCTGCTCGCGCCGGCCCGTGCCGAGGCGCAGGTGGTGGTGGCGCCGTCCCAGCTGCCGCGCCAGGTGCTGCCGTTCGCCGGTCGGTCGACCGAGCTGGCCGAGCTGGACGCCGCCCTCGCGGCCGATCCGGACGTGCCCGGCGTGGTCGTGCTGTCGAGCCCCGGCGAGGTGGGCAAGACGGCGCTGGCGCTGCGCTGGGCGCACCGCCGCCTGGACCGGTTCCCGGACGGGCAGCTGCACGCCGACCTGGTGGACGACTTCGACCGCCCGGTGCCGCCGGCCGTGCTGCTGGACCGGTTCCTGCGGGCGCTCGGCGTGCCCGCGGCGTCCATCCCGGACGACCCGGGTGAGAAGGTCGCGCTGTACCGCGGCGCGGTGTCGCACAAGCGCGTTCTGGTGGTGCTGGACGGCGCGGTGGACTACGCGCAGGTCCGGCCGCTGCTGCCCAGCGGTGCGCACACCAGGGTCATCGTCACCAGCCGGCACCCGATGGACGAGCTGGTGGCCCGTCAGGGCGCGCACCGGGCGTTCGTGGAACCGCTGAGGCCCGAGGAGTCGTGGGAGCTGCTGACCATGCTGCTCGGGCACGACTGGGTGGCCGAGGAGCGCGGCGAGGCGAGCAGGATCGTCGGCTCGGCGGACGGCTTCCCGCTGCCGCTGCGCCGCGCGGCGGCGGGCGTCCGGGCCGCA
- a CDS encoding macrolide family glycosyltransferase, with amino-acid sequence MSRHFLFMCHPDHGHIIPNLAVVTELAARGHRVTYLTAPSMAEIVTEAGATAVTYPSRYRDADFALVANDPGYLMGVLLDESEAMLATATAELDGDRPDCLVYDTSVLYAARVLARLWELPAAQVIPVFASNEHFSFLNAMYNPESDAAERPAAERPKEMPEWVGATMARIGALCARYGVAAAPHEVWFEVPPLSLVTVPREFQYAGETFDERFAFVGPCVGDRGFLGTWTPPADDLPVVLVSLGAVFNEDEGFFRTCVEAFRGRPWHAVMTTGGGVDRASLGDLPPNVEVHDFVPHVAVLEHAALCVTHAGMGTVMEALRSGTPMVCVPGSALDRPTGWRVRDLGLGAVLDPADLTPEALVEAIKSVLGDEETAVRSELMRKAVAEAGGTARAADEVEKHLARSR; translated from the coding sequence ATGTCGCGGCATTTCCTGTTCATGTGCCACCCGGATCACGGGCACATCATCCCGAACCTCGCGGTGGTCACCGAACTGGCCGCGCGCGGGCACCGGGTCACCTACCTGACCGCGCCGAGCATGGCGGAGATCGTCACCGAGGCCGGCGCCACCGCCGTGACCTACCCGTCCCGGTACCGCGACGCCGACTTCGCCCTCGTGGCCAACGATCCCGGCTACCTGATGGGCGTGCTGCTCGACGAGAGCGAGGCCATGCTCGCCACCGCGACGGCCGAGCTCGACGGCGACCGGCCGGACTGCCTGGTCTACGACACCTCGGTGCTCTACGCGGCCCGGGTGCTGGCCCGGCTCTGGGAACTCCCCGCCGCGCAGGTGATCCCGGTGTTCGCGTCCAACGAGCACTTCTCGTTCCTCAACGCCATGTACAACCCCGAGTCCGACGCCGCCGAGCGGCCCGCGGCGGAGCGGCCGAAGGAGATGCCCGAGTGGGTCGGCGCCACGATGGCGCGCATCGGCGCGCTCTGCGCCCGCTACGGGGTCGCCGCCGCGCCGCACGAGGTGTGGTTCGAGGTGCCGCCGCTGAGCCTGGTCACCGTGCCGCGCGAGTTCCAGTACGCGGGTGAGACCTTCGACGAGCGGTTCGCGTTCGTCGGGCCGTGCGTCGGCGACCGCGGCTTCCTCGGCACGTGGACGCCGCCCGCCGACGACCTGCCCGTGGTGCTGGTGTCGCTCGGCGCGGTGTTCAACGAGGACGAGGGCTTCTTCCGCACGTGCGTCGAGGCGTTCCGCGGCCGGCCGTGGCACGCGGTGATGACCACCGGCGGCGGGGTGGACCGCGCCTCGCTCGGCGACCTGCCGCCCAACGTCGAGGTGCACGACTTCGTGCCGCACGTGGCGGTGCTGGAGCACGCGGCGCTCTGCGTCACCCACGCCGGCATGGGCACCGTGATGGAGGCGCTGCGATCGGGCACGCCGATGGTGTGCGTGCCGGGTTCCGCGCTCGACCGGCCCACCGGGTGGCGGGTCCGCGACCTGGGCCTGGGCGCCGTGCTCGACCCGGCCGACCTCACGCCCGAGGCGCTGGTCGAGGCGATCAAGTCGGTGCTGGGCGACGAGGAGACCGCGGTCCGGTCGGAGCTGATGCGCAAGGCCGTCGCGGAGGCGGGCGGCACGGCGCGCGCCGCCGACGAGGTCGAGAAGCACCTGGCGCGGTCGCGTTGA
- a CDS encoding NDP-hexose 2,3-dehydratase family protein: protein MTAPTRRPTQVRLAESMLAARDADAVHAWLARTAERSWMHVERAPLDGLAGWLTEPGTGNLRHHTGRFFSVESLAVELPGAPVPRWSQPIINQPEIGILGILVREVDGVLHCLMQAKHEPGNPNGLQLSPTVQATRSNYTRVHQGKPIPYLEHFRDTSGHHVLVDIRQSEQGAWFYRKRNRNMVVEVDGEVEVREGFRWFTLGEIADLMTVPDLVNMDARTVLACLPGGGAALARAAADPFSEALVRSADPATPGVHTIGDVLSWITEVRTRTDLRVALGPLAGLSDWTREDGVIAHRGGGFFTVVGVDVRAGGREVGSWSQPMIEPVGTGVIAFLVKEIGGVLHVLTHARTEAGYADVTELAPTVQCVPEAHDHLPVRPRFLDDVLGSTRIRFDAVLSEEGGRFLGARNRYLVVETDAEVAPDDPEYRWLTLHQYEELLRHSFYVNIQARSLLLCLRSLVPRG from the coding sequence GTGACCGCGCCCACCCGTCGTCCCACCCAGGTGCGCCTGGCCGAGTCGATGCTCGCCGCCCGCGACGCCGACGCCGTGCACGCCTGGCTCGCCCGCACCGCCGAGCGCAGCTGGATGCACGTCGAGCGCGCGCCGCTGGACGGCCTCGCGGGCTGGCTCACCGAACCGGGCACCGGCAACCTGCGCCACCACACCGGCCGGTTCTTCAGCGTCGAGTCGCTGGCCGTCGAACTGCCCGGCGCGCCCGTGCCGCGGTGGTCCCAACCGATCATCAACCAGCCGGAGATCGGCATCCTGGGGATCCTGGTCCGCGAGGTCGACGGCGTGCTGCACTGCCTCATGCAGGCCAAGCACGAGCCGGGCAACCCCAACGGCCTGCAGCTGTCGCCGACCGTGCAGGCCACCCGCAGCAACTACACCCGCGTGCACCAGGGCAAGCCCATCCCGTACCTGGAGCACTTCCGCGACACCTCCGGCCACCACGTCCTGGTGGACATCCGGCAGTCCGAGCAGGGCGCGTGGTTCTACCGCAAGCGCAACCGCAACATGGTGGTCGAGGTCGACGGCGAGGTCGAGGTGCGCGAGGGGTTCCGCTGGTTCACCCTCGGCGAGATCGCCGACCTGATGACCGTGCCGGACCTGGTGAACATGGACGCCCGCACGGTGCTGGCCTGCCTGCCCGGCGGCGGCGCGGCCCTGGCCCGCGCGGCGGCCGACCCGTTCAGCGAGGCCCTGGTCCGGTCCGCCGACCCGGCCACGCCCGGCGTGCACACCATCGGGGACGTGCTGAGCTGGATCACCGAGGTGCGCACGCGCACCGACCTCCGGGTCGCCCTCGGCCCGCTGGCCGGGCTGTCGGACTGGACCCGCGAGGACGGCGTCATCGCGCACCGCGGCGGCGGGTTCTTCACCGTCGTGGGCGTGGACGTGCGGGCGGGCGGGCGCGAGGTCGGCAGCTGGTCCCAGCCGATGATCGAACCGGTCGGCACGGGCGTGATCGCGTTCCTGGTCAAGGAGATCGGGGGAGTGCTGCACGTGCTCACCCACGCGCGCACCGAGGCGGGCTACGCCGACGTGACCGAGCTGGCGCCCACCGTGCAGTGCGTGCCGGAGGCGCACGACCACCTGCCGGTGCGACCCCGGTTCCTGGACGACGTGCTCGGCTCGACCAGGATCCGCTTCGACGCCGTGCTGTCCGAGGAGGGCGGCCGGTTCCTCGGCGCGCGCAACCGCTACCTGGTCGTGGAGACCGACGCCGAGGTCGCGCCGGACGACCCCGAGTACCGGTGGCTGACCCTGCACCAGTACGAGGAGCTGCTCAGGCACAGCTTCTACGTCAACATCCAGGCCCGCAGCCTGCTGCTGTGCCTGCGCAGCCTCGTCCCGCGCGGGTGA
- a CDS encoding DegT/DnrJ/EryC1/StrS family aminotransferase: protein MATLVWDYSREYESERKDILDAVETVFSSGRLVLGPSVSSFEAEFAAYHGVAHCVGVDNGTNAIRLALQALGVGRGDEVVTVSNTAAPTVLAIDAVGATPVFVDVDPDTYLMDVAQVASVITPRTKALLPVHLYGQCVDMEPLRELAQRHGLLVVEDCAQAHGARHHGRVAGSMGDAAAFSFYPTKVLGAYGDGGATITNDPAVDANLRRHRYYGMEKTYYVVETPGHNCRLDEVQAEILRRKLVRLDDYVAARQAVAARYAEALADTDLVLPTTAPGNTHVHYVHVVRHPRRDDILERLKAHDIHLNISYPWPVHTMTGFAHLGYARGSLPVTERVADEIFSLPMYPSLPQDTQEQVVDALKQVLATL, encoded by the coding sequence ATGGCCACGCTCGTCTGGGACTACTCGCGCGAATACGAATCGGAGCGCAAGGACATACTCGACGCGGTCGAGACGGTGTTCTCCTCCGGCAGGCTCGTCCTCGGGCCGAGCGTGTCGTCCTTCGAGGCGGAGTTCGCCGCCTACCACGGCGTCGCCCACTGCGTCGGCGTGGACAACGGCACGAACGCGATCCGCCTGGCCCTCCAGGCGCTCGGCGTCGGCCGCGGCGACGAGGTGGTCACGGTGTCCAACACCGCCGCGCCGACCGTGCTGGCGATCGACGCCGTCGGCGCCACGCCGGTGTTCGTCGACGTGGACCCGGACACCTACCTGATGGACGTCGCGCAGGTGGCTTCGGTGATCACACCGCGCACGAAGGCCCTGCTGCCCGTGCACCTGTACGGCCAGTGCGTGGACATGGAACCGCTGCGGGAGCTGGCGCAGCGGCACGGCTTGCTGGTCGTGGAGGACTGCGCCCAGGCGCACGGCGCGCGCCACCACGGCCGAGTGGCCGGGTCGATGGGCGACGCCGCCGCGTTCTCCTTCTACCCCACCAAGGTGCTCGGCGCCTACGGCGACGGCGGCGCGACGATCACCAACGACCCGGCGGTGGACGCGAACCTGCGCCGCCACCGCTACTACGGCATGGAGAAGACCTACTACGTCGTGGAGACACCCGGCCACAACTGCCGGCTGGACGAGGTCCAGGCGGAGATCCTGCGCCGCAAGCTCGTCCGCCTGGACGACTACGTCGCGGCGAGGCAGGCGGTGGCCGCGCGGTACGCGGAGGCGCTGGCGGACACCGACCTGGTGCTGCCCACGACCGCGCCGGGCAACACGCACGTGCACTACGTCCACGTGGTGCGCCACCCCCGGCGCGACGACATCCTGGAACGCTTGAAGGCGCACGACATCCACCTGAACATCAGCTACCCGTGGCCGGTGCACACCATGACCGGTTTCGCGCACCTGGGCTACGCCCGGGGCAGCCTGCCGGTGACCGAGCGGGTGGCCGACGAGATCTTCTCGCTGCCGATGTACCCGTCGCTGCCCCAGGACACGCAGGAGCAGGTGGTGGACGCGCTCAAGCAGGTGCTGGCGACGCTCTGA
- a CDS encoding NAD-dependent epimerase/dehydratase family protein, whose protein sequence is MPRELAGTRVVVLGGSGFVGSAVSARLAARGARVRVVARDPGVPPFPAEVVAADLAEPGAVAAAVAGADVVLPLVLFTGGGTWRVADGGAADAARVNVGVVADAVAAARGTVVFAGSTSQVGPGAPERIDGAETDRPESEYDRQKCAAERLVLDAGGCSLRLPTVFGPSTGSPDRGVVTAMARRALAGEPLTVWGAGDMERDLVFVEDVAEAFAAAVAHPDRLAGRAWLVGSGAGVAVRALFELVAATVAEHTGRPAVPVRSVPPPPHATASDFRSLVADPAALTLATGWRARVPLADAVSRTVAHLVQSSVDGSRADTPNLR, encoded by the coding sequence GTGCCGCGGGAACTGGCCGGCACGCGCGTCGTGGTGCTCGGCGGCTCGGGGTTCGTGGGTTCCGCGGTGTCCGCGCGGCTGGCGGCGCGGGGCGCGCGGGTGCGGGTGGTGGCACGCGACCCCGGCGTGCCGCCGTTCCCGGCCGAGGTCGTCGCCGCCGACCTGGCCGAGCCCGGCGCGGTGGCCGCCGCGGTCGCGGGCGCGGACGTGGTGCTGCCGCTGGTGCTGTTCACCGGCGGCGGCACCTGGCGGGTCGCCGACGGCGGCGCGGCCGACGCCGCCCGGGTCAACGTCGGCGTCGTCGCCGACGCGGTGGCCGCGGCCCGGGGGACCGTCGTGTTCGCCGGCTCCACCTCGCAGGTGGGGCCGGGCGCGCCGGAGCGGATCGACGGCGCCGAGACCGACCGCCCCGAGTCGGAGTACGACCGGCAGAAGTGCGCCGCCGAACGGCTGGTGCTCGACGCGGGCGGCTGCTCCTTGAGGCTGCCCACCGTGTTCGGCCCCTCCACCGGCTCCCCGGACCGGGGCGTGGTGACCGCGATGGCGCGGCGCGCGCTGGCCGGCGAGCCGCTGACCGTGTGGGGTGCGGGGGACATGGAACGCGACCTGGTGTTCGTCGAGGACGTCGCCGAGGCGTTCGCGGCGGCCGTGGCGCACCCCGACCGGCTGGCCGGGCGGGCGTGGCTCGTCGGCTCGGGCGCCGGGGTCGCGGTGCGCGCGTTGTTCGAGCTCGTCGCCGCCACCGTCGCGGAGCACACCGGCCGCCCGGCCGTGCCGGTGCGGTCGGTGCCGCCACCGCCGCACGCCACCGCGTCGGACTTCCGCAGCCTCGTCGCCGACCCGGCCGCCCTCACCCTGGCCACCGGGTGGCGGGCCCGCGTTCCGCTGGCCGACGCGGTGTCGAGGACCGTCGCCCACCTGGTCCAGTCCTCAGTGGACGGATCTCGGGCGGACACCCCTAACCTCCGGTAG